The Candidatus Saccharibacteria bacterium genome includes a region encoding these proteins:
- the secE gene encoding preprotein translocase subunit SecE yields the protein MVDKEKIPRRVKKTETIREKANKPVKEKPRRIIKAADKATQPVKKAGRAGRKEFHLPIPDNKLGRFLKRRVRIIPPYFIESWNELKQVTRPTRRETIRLTIAVLLFAVFFGGVIYVVDLGLEKIFREVLIGS from the coding sequence GTGGTTGATAAAGAAAAAATACCTCGGCGAGTCAAAAAAACCGAGACAATTAGAGAAAAGGCTAACAAGCCGGTTAAAGAAAAGCCTCGTCGAATAATTAAAGCTGCAGATAAAGCAACTCAACCAGTAAAAAAAGCTGGCAGAGCCGGCAGAAAAGAGTTCCATCTGCCAATACCAGACAATAAGCTCGGTAGGTTTTTAAAGCGACGTGTTAGAATTATTCCACCATATTTTATAGAATCTTGGAACGAGCTAAAACAGGTAACCAGACCAACCCGTCGAGAGACTATACGATTAACAATTGCTGTGTTGCTTTTTGCCGTATTTTTTGGAGGCGTAATTTATGTCGTCGACCTTGGATTAGAAAAAATATTTAGAGAGGTATTAATAGGATCATGA
- the nusG gene encoding transcription termination/antitermination protein NusG, with amino-acid sequence MSKRYNSHKNWYAIHTYSGYEEKVAESIRQRAESLDMKDKIFQVLVPKEKMIEVKNGKRKVVEKRIFQGYVMVQMKMSEDAWYIVRNTPSVTGFVGSGSDPSPVSDDEMDKIMKRMGRDEPKHKIDYKEGEVVNIIDGPFKGFDGTINEIDEQKGKLKVLVNMFGRETPVELDSLQVKRV; translated from the coding sequence ATGAGTAAACGATACAACTCACATAAAAACTGGTATGCCATCCATACCTACAGTGGCTACGAAGAGAAAGTAGCCGAATCTATCAGGCAGCGCGCGGAAAGCCTGGATATGAAAGATAAGATTTTCCAGGTATTGGTGCCAAAAGAAAAAATGATTGAAGTTAAAAATGGCAAACGAAAGGTCGTCGAAAAACGTATTTTCCAAGGCTACGTTATGGTTCAAATGAAAATGAGCGAAGACGCCTGGTATATCGTACGGAACACACCATCTGTTACCGGCTTCGTGGGCAGCGGTAGTGACCCTAGCCCAGTTTCTGATGATGAGATGGACAAGATCATGAAACGCATGGGTAGAGATGAGCCTAAGCATAAGATTGACTATAAAGAAGGTGAAGTTGTAAATATTATCGACGGACCCTTCAAAGGCTTCGATGGAACTATCAATGAGATTGATGAGCAAAAAGGAAAACTCAAGGTGCTGGTTAATATGTTTGGCCGCGAAACCCCTGTCGAACTAGACAGCTTACAAGTTAAGCGAGTCTAA
- the rplK gene encoding 50S ribosomal protein L11 — MAEKKAVKANIKMKLKGGQASAAPPVGSVLGQYGVNMMDFINPFNEATKDKMGLDVTVHIAIYTDKTINWRVVGTPTDDLIRKALGISKGSGKPNTDKLPKKLSDAQLAEIAETKAEDMNTDDIDAVKRMVAGTARSMGVEVEG; from the coding sequence ATGGCTGAGAAAAAGGCTGTTAAAGCAAATATCAAAATGAAACTTAAAGGCGGACAAGCCAGTGCTGCGCCTCCGGTCGGGAGTGTTCTTGGGCAATACGGTGTAAACATGATGGATTTTATAAATCCATTTAATGAAGCTACTAAGGATAAGATGGGCCTGGATGTGACAGTCCATATCGCAATATACACTGATAAAACTATTAATTGGCGAGTTGTAGGCACCCCGACAGACGATCTTATTCGTAAGGCTTTGGGCATTTCGAAGGGTTCTGGTAAGCCAAATACCGATAAACTACCCAAGAAATTGTCAGATGCTCAGCTTGCAGAAATTGCCGAAACTAAAGCAGAAGACATGAATACCGATGACATTGATGCTGTTAAACGCATGGTCGCTGGCACCGCCCGCTCTATGGGTGTAGAGGTAGAGGGCTAA